A part of Odontesthes bonariensis isolate fOdoBon6 chromosome 23, fOdoBon6.hap1, whole genome shotgun sequence genomic DNA contains:
- the LOC142374242 gene encoding sulfotransferase 2B1-like → MTEAEFYMPYKGVYLPSAIHSSESLKYYEEFTFRPDDIVTVTYPKSGTTWMKEIVPLITSGGDPKSVETLHNWDRVPFLEEVQAPILNLEERPSPRMFSTHFHYSMMPPSFFEVKPKVIYVMRNPKDVFTSSFHYHEMASFLVNPGPKGEFLRKFLDGKVMFGSWFDHIKSWLNADGKHSIMYISYEEMIMDLKDSVTRIAQFLEKSLDAEVIEKIADRCLFKNMKQNNMSNYSVVPREIMDQTKSEFFRKGIAGDWKNLLTASETEYFDSVYRDKMKDVTYKFAWD, encoded by the exons ATGACAGAAGCAGAGTTCTACATGCCCTACAAAGGCGTTTATCTGCCTTCAGCTATACACAGTTCGGAAAGTCTCAAGTACTATGAGGAGTTTACATTTCGCCCGGATGATATTGTCACTGTAACCTATCCCAAGTCCG GTACAACTTGGATGAAGGAGATTGTCCCTTTGATCACAAGTGGAGGAGATCCAAAGTCTGTGGAGACTCTTCATAACTGGGACCGTGTTCCCTTTCTAGAGGAGGTTCAGGCCCCTATTTTAAACCTTGAAGAAAGGCCATCTCCACGCATGTTTTCAACGCACTTCCACTACAGCATGATGCCACCATCTTTCTTTGAAGTAAAGCCAAAG GTGATCTATGTCATGAGGAATCCTAAAGATGTGTTCACGTCTTCCTTTCACTATCACGAAATGGCATCGTTCCTGGTGAACCCAGGCCCAAAGGGCGAGTTCCTCCGCAAGTTCCTCGATGGAAAAG TGATGTTTGGCTCCTGGTTTGATCACATAAAGAGCTGGCTGAATGCTGACGGCAAGCACTCCATAATGTACATCTCCTATGAGGAGATGATAATG GACCTGAAGGACTCTGTGACCAGAATCGCTCAGTTCTTGGAGAAATCTTTGGATGCTGAGGTGATAGAGAAGATCGCAGACCGCTGTTTGTTCAAAAACATGAAGCAGAACAACATGTCCAACTACTCAGTAGTTCCTCGTGAAATCATGGACCAGACCAAGTCTGAGTTCTTCAGAAAAG GAATAGCTGGAGACTGGAAAAACCTGCTTACAGCATCAGAGACGGAATACTTTGACTCCGTTTAcagagacaaaatgaaagatGTCACATATAAATTTGCATGGGACTAA